A region of Chloroflexota bacterium DNA encodes the following proteins:
- a CDS encoding PQQ-binding-like beta-propeller repeat protein — MLPEIFCPNCQTYLGPLAAQCACGWQRTLPSPAPGEALWQAQIPGPAQHVAFTGNLVIFSWGQRRAGAGGLAAFHRRTGQPAWMFPAKHAIIGGLTPSNGKLYFATLGFLGGDARLYCLDRDTGKELWSSGVSGGVWGPPIIWDARIYLASDDGRVSAFDLETGQPLSHTVMQLPRGRARLTQVGDLLIGLSQTGQINAYNLAHLRLAWNQPLEVGSPIASPPVTAGNLIFFGTDDGRLVSFDVRDRRLETFARSASSLIAAPLIVGNRIYIGGRDHHLRAFDRNTGLEIWHSPEFAHSISVSPVVWENWIGVCVNQKGFYLLDKQDGSLVWKFELGGGVKLFSTPGVNQGYFYLGTDTGQIYALPWHLGRYFWAAEQSQLMGKSSQAGAFYVHAAHQTTDVRKRQEYYQLAESCWDQAGQPEKAAKLWEHLIEERKAAEAYCRAAELIKSMDRERAAEYYLQASLLYWQLDNQPESRRCESRAQKLAGGPLLRVKPWTNPQMTQYEAGRITFRIENIGAAPAKGIIIDLGGSLFDAVQCQILDSLPQREHFDVTLTITPTRLENNVDLRVGYRAVSAEKNLHTTNRIIVEAELAPHEVELTDVVAMRGLKIDVTGSTNRRVRVKMDGVVARTINLGNNFAKDEAK, encoded by the coding sequence ATGTTGCCTGAAATCTTTTGCCCAAACTGTCAAACCTATCTCGGCCCGTTGGCGGCGCAATGTGCTTGCGGCTGGCAGCGCACGCTGCCCAGCCCCGCTCCGGGCGAAGCCCTGTGGCAGGCTCAGATCCCCGGCCCGGCGCAGCACGTTGCCTTTACCGGCAATCTGGTGATCTTTTCCTGGGGGCAGCGGCGTGCTGGTGCGGGCGGGCTGGCAGCTTTCCACCGCCGAACCGGGCAGCCTGCCTGGATGTTTCCAGCCAAGCACGCCATCATTGGCGGTCTAACGCCATCCAACGGCAAGCTGTATTTCGCCACCCTGGGCTTTCTGGGCGGCGATGCGCGCCTGTATTGCCTTGATCGCGACACAGGAAAAGAACTCTGGTCGAGCGGGGTCAGCGGGGGCGTGTGGGGGCCGCCCATCATCTGGGACGCGCGCATCTACCTCGCCAGCGACGATGGCCGCGTCAGCGCCTTTGATCTTGAAACCGGCCAGCCGCTCTCGCATACCGTCATGCAGTTGCCCCGCGGCCGCGCCCGGCTGACCCAGGTGGGCGATCTACTCATTGGCCTTTCCCAAACCGGCCAAATCAATGCTTATAACCTGGCCCACCTGCGCCTCGCCTGGAATCAGCCCCTTGAAGTAGGCAGCCCCATCGCCAGTCCGCCCGTCACGGCCGGTAATCTCATCTTCTTTGGTACGGATGATGGCCGTCTCGTCTCGTTTGATGTGCGCGACCGCCGCCTGGAAACCTTTGCCCGGAGTGCGTCTTCGCTCATCGCCGCCCCGTTGATTGTTGGCAATCGCATCTATATTGGTGGGCGCGATCATCATTTGCGCGCTTTTGACCGGAATACCGGCCTGGAAATCTGGCACAGCCCGGAATTCGCCCATAGCATCAGCGTCTCGCCGGTGGTGTGGGAAAATTGGATAGGAGTGTGTGTCAACCAGAAAGGCTTTTATCTGCTCGATAAACAGGATGGGTCATTGGTCTGGAAATTTGAGTTGGGCGGCGGGGTCAAGCTCTTCTCCACCCCGGGTGTGAATCAGGGCTATTTCTACCTCGGAACCGACACCGGTCAAATCTACGCTTTGCCCTGGCATCTAGGGCGCTATTTCTGGGCTGCAGAGCAATCTCAATTAATGGGAAAATCATCTCAAGCAGGTGCATTCTACGTTCATGCTGCCCATCAAACCACCGACGTTCGAAAACGTCAGGAATACTATCAACTGGCCGAAAGTTGTTGGGACCAGGCTGGTCAGCCCGAAAAAGCGGCTAAATTATGGGAACATCTTATCGAAGAGCGTAAAGCCGCCGAAGCCTATTGCCGGGCTGCAGAGCTTATTAAAAGCATGGATCGCGAGCGTGCCGCAGAATATTACCTGCAAGCGTCTCTGTTGTATTGGCAGTTGGATAATCAGCCTGAATCGCGGCGCTGTGAAAGCAGGGCGCAAAAACTGGCTGGCGGCCCTTTGCTGCGCGTCAAACCCTGGACCAACCCGCAGATGACACAGTACGAAGCCGGGCGCATTACATTCCGCATTGAAAATATCGGCGCCGCGCCAGCCAAAGGGATCATCATCGATTTGGGTGGCTCTTTATTTGATGCTGTCCAATGCCAAATTCTGGATTCCTTACCGCAGCGAGAGCATTTTGATGTCACTCTGACCATCACCCCTACCCGGCTTGAAAATAATGTGGATCTTCGGGTTGGTTATAGGGCTGTCTCTGCTGAGAAGAACCTTCACACCACCAACCGCATTATTGTTGAAGCCGAGCTTGCGCCCCACGAAGTTGAATTAACGGATGTCGTAGCCATGCGGGGGCTAAAAATTGACGTAACTGGTTCCACCAACCGCCGGGTGCGCGTCAAAATGGATGGTGTAGTTGCACGCACGATCAATCTGGGCAATAACTTCGCTAAAGACGAAGCCAAGTGA
- a CDS encoding SUMF1/EgtB/PvdO family nonheme iron enzyme, whose product MPPEYVGTPEGVLRGGSWNNNGNNLRVANRNNNEPSNRNNNIGFRCARSLPPKLRFPWPECRVFTDARRVPGK is encoded by the coding sequence TTGCCGCCCGAATATGTGGGGACGCCGGAGGGTGTTCTGCGTGGCGGTTCCTGGAACAATAATGGAAACAACCTGCGGGTTGCCAATCGCAACAACAACGAACCATCAAATAGGAACAACAACATCGGTTTCCGTTGCGCCCGATCACTTCCCCCAAAGTTGCGTTTTCCCTGGCCAGAATGCCGCGTGTTCACGGATGCGCGGCGCGTGCCTGGGAAGTGA